From the genome of Holophagales bacterium:
GGGCGTCGTCCGCCGGATCGACCGCTCCCGGAAGGGCGTACCCCCGCGGCGTCTTCACGAGCCCGAGGTCGCGGACGTCGCGCGAGAGTGTCGGCTGGGTCGCCTCGAAGCCGCGCCGGGAAAGCAGCCGCTGCAGCTCCTCCTGGGAACGCACGGGCTCCTCCCGCAGGAGCTGGACGATCGCGTCGCGCCGCCGCAGGAGCGAGGCTTGCGGATGAGTATTCACGGCCGCGAGATATTATTCATTTTTCCTCCCCTGTCAATCGCCCGCCGTTCGTCGGCGCATCGGCGTCTCCGAGAGCCCTGGAACGGACACCTCCCCGCATGCCGGACGCACTCCTCCAACCACGGGCCGCCATGGACACGGTCTCAGCCGGCGCCGCCAACTGATGCCCCTGAATCATTGAACAGGCCCCTTCCGGTCCGAATAATCCGCGCGGGGGACATCGTGACCGACCGCGTTATGACTGAATCGTTTTCCCGGCTCCGTGCCGGGTTCGTCCTGCTCCTCGTCATCCTCGCGGCCTTCGCACTGGCGAACACCGCGGCCGCCAAGCCGCCGACCGACGACGACTGCCTCGCCTGCCACTCCGAGGCGATGGGCAAGGGGAAGAAAGCTCCCCAGAAGGCGCTCGCCGGCTCCATCCACGGCGAAGCAGGTCTCTCCTGCGTCGACTGCCACGCGGACCTCGCGAAGATCAAGGAGCTCCCTCACGCCGAGAAGCTGAAGGCCGTCTCCTGCTCGTCCTGCCACGACGGCATGGCCGAGAAGCACGTCTTCCACCCGATGATGGCCGCGGACCCCGAGGCGATCGCCTGCCAGGACTGCCACGGCGGGCACGACGTGGTGAAGGCGTCCGACCCGAAGTCGCCCGTGGCCGGGGCCGCCGTCCACAAGGTCTGCGCCACCTGCCACGACGCCGAGGTGAACCTCTACGAGGCGTCCGCCCACGGCGCCGCCTCGGCCGCGAAGGTCGCGGCTGCCCCCGACTGCCTCAACTGCCACCGGACCCGCCTCGTCACCGCGGCCGAGGGCGCCCCGGCCGCCACGGCGAAGCAGGCCCAGGAAAAGCTCTGCCTCTCCTGCCACCTCGACAGCGCGGACGTCCGCGCCCGCGTCGCCCCGAGCGCCGGCTTCATCGCGAAGTACGAGCAGAGCGTGCACGGGCGCGCCCTCCTCGCAGGAAACGAGAAGGCCGCGAACTGCGTCGACTGCCACGGCGCCCACACCGTCCGTAAGAAGACGGCGGCCGGGACCGGGCCGACCCCCCTCGACATCGAGAAGATCTGCGGGCGCTGCCACACGGAGATCGACAAGGTCTTCGCGAAGAGCGCCCACGGGAAGGCGCTCGCCAGGGGCGTCCGCGAGGCGCCGACCTGCACGACCTGCCACGGCGAGCACGGCATCCTGAAGGCCGACGACCCGAACTCCCCCGTCGCCGCCGCGAACGTCTCGCAGAAGGTCTGCACCCCCTGCCACTCCTCGCTCCGCCTCTCCGAGAAGTACGGCATCGAGAGCGACCGCTTCCAGACGTTCGAGGAGAGCTTCCACGGCCTCGCGGTCAGGGGCGGCCAGGTCGACGTCGCGAACTGCGCGAGCTGCCACGGCTCCCACGACATCCTCCCCTCCTCCGACCCCGCCTCGAAGGTGAGCAAGGAGAACCTCGTCAAGACCTGCGGCGAGTGCCACCCCGGCGCCGGCGCGCGATTCGCCCAGGGGAAGATCCACGTCGACGCCTCTTCGAAGACGGAGGAGCCGGTCCTCTGGTGGATCGGCTTCATCTACGCGGGCCTGATCGTCGGCACGATCGGGGGCATGTTCGGCCACAACCTCCTCGACTTCGTCAAGAAAGCCCGCCACCAGCACCACGTCCGCCACGGACTGGTCGAGGTCGAGCCCGCGCCGCACCGGCTCTACCTCCGCATGACGCTCGAGGAGCGCCTCCAGCACGGGGCGCTGGCCCTGAGCTTCATCGTCCTCGTCATCACGGGCTTCCAGCTCCGCTTTCCCGACTCGTGGTGGGTCACCGCGCTCCGGGACGTCGGCGGCGACGCCGTCAACTACCGGAGCCTCGTCCACCGGATCGCCGCGGTCGTCATGACGCTGGCGTCGATCTACCACCTCTACTACGTCATCTTCACGGCGCGCGGCCGCCAGCTCGTCAAGGACCTCTGGTTCAAGCTGAAGGACGCCCGCGACCTCTTCGACATGCTCCGGTACAACCTCGGCCTCACTCCCGTGAAACCGAAGCTCGACCGCTTCAGCTACATCGAGAAGGCCGAGTACTGGGCCCTGATCTGGGGCACCCTCGTCATGGCCGGCACCGGCGCGGCCATGTGGCTCGACAACAGCTTCATGAACCTCTTCGGCAAGCTCGGCTACGACGTCGCCCGGTCGATCCACTACTACGAGGCGATCCTCGCGACCCTGGCGATCATCGTCTGGCACTTCTATTTCGTGATGTTCAACCCCGACTCCTACCCGATGAACACCGCCTGGTTCACGGGCAAGCTCTCCCACCGCGAGATGGAGGAGGAGCATCCCCTCGAGCTCGAGCGGATCCTCGAGGAGGAGGAGAAGGAGCGCGCGAAGGCCGAGATGGCCGCCGAGGAGAAGGACAAGGCCTGATCCCGGCTGCAGTCGCACCTCGAAGGGCCCGGTCCTCGCGGACCGGGCCCTTTTCATCTATGCCCGGAGGACCGGGGAGACCGGAGAGACCGAGGGCGTCGTCAATCCATCTCACCGTGCCACACGAGTCGCGGTCGGGAGGGGTGCCCCACGGCGACTTCTGCGCGCGCGCGACCCGCAACGGCCCCGCTGCGCGGGCCGCCGGGGCGAGCGCAAACTCCTCGCTTCGCTCGTCGGACACGTGCGCCCGCCTGATCCGGCGGCCTGCTCGCAGTGCCGTGCGGGGGCCCGCGCGTGCTCGAACGTCGCTCGCGGGACACCCCTCCCGCCCACTCAGACCCTCGTTTCGAAAGCCCTCTGCCGGGTCAGGTCTCGTCTCGCTGCCATTCGGTCAGGCGGGCCGCCGAGAACGGCTCCCCATCGATTGCTGAAGCTCGCCGGCCGCGGGCGGAGCGGTGCGTCTCGCGAGCCGCCCCTGAGCACGGCCGGGGACCCGCTCGAGTTCGCGAGGATCGGGCGGGGATGAAGCCCGCGCGCGTGTTTGACGAGCGAAGCGAGGAGTTCGCGCGGGCGCCCCGCCCGGCCGCAGCGAGCTCGGAAGCGGGTCGGCCGCGCGCAACAGGCGGCCGTGAGACGTACCGGCCCGCCCGCGGCCCCCTGCCGAAACGACGTGACGTAGAAGCTAGGCCTTCCTCGTCCCTTCGCCCCCTCGTCCACTCGTCCCTCAGGTGCTCCGGCCCCCCCCAGAACGGCAGCCGCCCCGGGGCAGGGGCCCTGGGGCGGCAGGAGACGCTGGAAAAGAGAGGGTATCTACTTATACGAGAAGAGCATCGCGTAGATGATCCAGAGCACCGTCAGGAAGCCGATCGTGAGGGCAGCCCACCCGAACGCCTTGACCGCCTTGAGGACCACGGGCTGGTAGGGCTCCCCGAGGTTCTCCTCGAGCTTCCCGCTCGCCACGAGCGCCTCGTACTCGGCCGGCTTGTCGCGCTTGAGCTCGTCGACCGACATCCGCCCCGTGAAGACGACGATGTCCATCGGGAACTTCTCGGGTCTCAGGTGCGTGTTGAAGAAGTGGATCGTGAAGATGAACCCGACGGCCAGGAGCGCCTCGTCGCTGTGGATGATCGTCGCGACGTTGAGGAGCCACCCGGGGAGGATCCTGGTGAACTGCTCCGAGAACCAGAGGAGCAGGCCCGTCGAGCCGATGATGAAAACGCCCCAGAAGACGGCGAAGTAGTCGAACTTCTCCCAGTAGGTCCAGCGGCCGTACTGCGGCCTCGGGCCGAGGCCGAGGAACCACTTGACGGTCCCCACGACGTCCCGGGCGTCCTTCATCGTCGGCAGCATCGTGCTCGGGCCCGTCAGCATCTGCTTCCAGGTCTTGCCCTCGCGCGACTTCCTCCGGAACACGTCGACGATGTGCGTGACGAAGATCGCAAACATCAGGACTGCGGCGGCCCTGTGGAGGAAGCCGGCCCCCTCGAACCCGCCGAACGCCTTCGCGAGCGTCCGGGCCCAGGCCGTGAACGAGAACTTGAGCGTCAGCCCGGTCAGGGCGAGGGTGATGAAGCTGACGATGAGCGAGATGTGCATCGTCCGCTCGAGGCGCGTGAACCGGACGTACTGGAGCTCCTTCTCGCC
Proteins encoded in this window:
- a CDS encoding cytochrome c3 family protein, which encodes MTDRVMTESFSRLRAGFVLLLVILAAFALANTAAAKPPTDDDCLACHSEAMGKGKKAPQKALAGSIHGEAGLSCVDCHADLAKIKELPHAEKLKAVSCSSCHDGMAEKHVFHPMMAADPEAIACQDCHGGHDVVKASDPKSPVAGAAVHKVCATCHDAEVNLYEASAHGAASAAKVAAAPDCLNCHRTRLVTAAEGAPAATAKQAQEKLCLSCHLDSADVRARVAPSAGFIAKYEQSVHGRALLAGNEKAANCVDCHGAHTVRKKTAAGTGPTPLDIEKICGRCHTEIDKVFAKSAHGKALARGVREAPTCTTCHGEHGILKADDPNSPVAAANVSQKVCTPCHSSLRLSEKYGIESDRFQTFEESFHGLAVRGGQVDVANCASCHGSHDILPSSDPASKVSKENLVKTCGECHPGAGARFAQGKIHVDASSKTEEPVLWWIGFIYAGLIVGTIGGMFGHNLLDFVKKARHQHHVRHGLVEVEPAPHRLYLRMTLEERLQHGALALSFIVLVITGFQLRFPDSWWVTALRDVGGDAVNYRSLVHRIAAVVMTLASIYHLYYVIFTARGRQLVKDLWFKLKDARDLFDMLRYNLGLTPVKPKLDRFSYIEKAEYWALIWGTLVMAGTGAAMWLDNSFMNLFGKLGYDVARSIHYYEAILATLAIIVWHFYFVMFNPDSYPMNTAWFTGKLSHREMEEEHPLELERILEEEEKERAKAEMAAEEKDKA